In the genome of Methylococcus sp. EFPC2, the window TCGGCACGCTCAGACCGCGAGCTGCAACTCCGCCAGCCGCGCATACAGGCCGCCTGACCGCAGCAGTTCGGCGGCGGTGCCCTGCTCCACGATACGCCCCTGCTCCATCACCACGATGCGGTCGACGCGCTGCACCGTGGCAAGCCGGTGCGCGATGACCAGCGTCGTGCGGCCGCGCATGGCGGCTTCCAGCCCTTGCTGCACCCAGCGCTCGGATTCGGCGTCCAAGGCCGAGGTAGCCTCATCCAACAGCAGCAGCGGCGCGTTCTTGAGGATGGCCCGCGCGATGGCGATACGCTGACGCTGTCCCCCGGATAACCGGACGCCGCGCTCGCCGAGGAAGGTGCGATACCCTTCGGGCAGGCGAGCGATGAATTCGTCGGCCAGCGCGGCGCGGGCGGCGGCCAGAACCTCCTCGTCGGATGCATCGGGCCGGCCGTAACGGATGTTGTCCAGGGCATCGGCGGAGAAGATCACCGGATCCTGCGGCACCACCGCGATCGCTCCGCGCAAATCCTTCAGTGCCAAGCTCCGCACGTCGACGCCGTTGAACCTCACCGCACCCTCGCCGGCGTCGTAAAAGCGCTGCACGAGCTGGAATACCGTGGTCTTGCCGGCACCGGACGGCCCCACCAGGGCGACCGTCTCGCCGGCCGCGATTTCGAGGGTAAAATTTTCCAGCGCCGGCGTGTGGGGCCGCGAGGGATAGTGGAACGACACCCCCTCGAATCCCACCCGCGCGCGGCCCGGTGCGGGCAACGGCTCTGGCACGGGCGGCGTGACGATGGGCGATGCGGTGTGCAGCAACTCCATCAAGCGTTCGGTGGCACCGGCCGCGCGCATCACGTCGCCCCAGACTTCCGCCAGCGTGCCCGAGGCGCCTGCGACGATCACCGCGTACAGCACGAAGGACGTCAACTGGCCGCTGCTCATGCCGCCGCCGGCCACCGCCCGGGCACCCAGCCAGAGCACGAAGAGGATGGCGCCGAACACCGCGGCGATCAGCAGCGCGGTCAGCATCGAGCGCAGGCGCGCCCGCTTCATGGCCGAGCGGAAGGCATTTTCCACCGACTCGGCGTAGCGGCGGGATTCGATAGCCTCGTGGGTATAGGCCTGGACCGTGGCCGCGGCGTTCAGGATTTCCCCGGCGATGGCCGAGGCGTCGGCGACGCGGTCCTGCGATTCGCGTGAAAGCCGGCGCACGCGCCGCGCCAGCACGATCAGCGGCAGGATCACGCCGCCCAGCAGCCCCAGGGTGATACCGAACAGCCTGAGGTCGGTCACCGCCAGCATCGCCATGCCGCCGGCCGCCTGGAACAGGCTGCGCAAACCCATGGAAACGGAAGAACCGACCACCGTCTGCACCAGCGTCGCATCGCCGGTCAGGCGCGACAAGACCTCGCCGGTCTGCAAGGTCTCGAAAAACTGCGGCGGCTGCTGCAAGACCCGCGCATAGACGGCGCCGCGCAGATCCGCCGTGACCCGCTCGCCCAGCCAGTTCACCACGTAATAGCGGGCGGCTACCGCCACGCCCCAGACCACGCCCAGACCGAACAGGGCGAGGAAATACACTCGCGCCGTCGACGCGGAGGCATGACCTCCCTCCCCGCGCAGGAAGCCCAGGTCGATGACCTGGCGAAAACCGGCGGGTACCGCCAGCAGCGATCCCGAGGCCAGGCACAGCAAGAGGAAGGCCAATAGCACGCGCCAGCGATAAGGCTTGAGGAAGGGCAGCAGGGCCCTCAGGGTGGAGAGTTTGCGCGGCGGGGTCCCGCTCGTCTCCTGCGGATAAGAACGATCAGCCAAGCAAGGCCCTCCCCAGGCGCACCACGGCGGCGGCCACGGACTGCACGGCCGCCTGCTGCCGGGGGTCGATCAGTTCGCCGGCCTCGTCGAACAAGGTATGGGCGTTGCCCAGGGCGACCTGCTCCGGCACGACGATCAGCCC includes:
- a CDS encoding ABC transporter transmembrane domain-containing protein; the encoded protein is MADRSYPQETSGTPPRKLSTLRALLPFLKPYRWRVLLAFLLLCLASGSLLAVPAGFRQVIDLGFLRGEGGHASASTARVYFLALFGLGVVWGVAVAARYYVVNWLGERVTADLRGAVYARVLQQPPQFFETLQTGEVLSRLTGDATLVQTVVGSSVSMGLRSLFQAAGGMAMLAVTDLRLFGITLGLLGGVILPLIVLARRVRRLSRESQDRVADASAIAGEILNAAATVQAYTHEAIESRRYAESVENAFRSAMKRARLRSMLTALLIAAVFGAILFVLWLGARAVAGGGMSSGQLTSFVLYAVIVAGASGTLAEVWGDVMRAAGATERLMELLHTASPIVTPPVPEPLPAPGRARVGFEGVSFHYPSRPHTPALENFTLEIAAGETVALVGPSGAGKTTVFQLVQRFYDAGEGAVRFNGVDVRSLALKDLRGAIAVVPQDPVIFSADALDNIRYGRPDASDEEVLAAARAALADEFIARLPEGYRTFLGERGVRLSGGQRQRIAIARAILKNAPLLLLDEATSALDAESERWVQQGLEAAMRGRTTLVIAHRLATVQRVDRIVVMEQGRIVEQGTAAELLRSGGLYARLAELQLAV